One Vibrio quintilis DNA segment encodes these proteins:
- a CDS encoding IS4 family transposase, whose product MILIVTTTNQTTAMNVDQIISQFVTSVSQGGHQTRTQSLTACVQSAMSGNALTVTSMGRGIQSKAHQKHNIKRADRLCSNPHLWAQIPLIYQRICTLIVSKNSRPTIHVDWSDLNLSKTLFLIRASISFQGRALTLYEEVHPLETKEKPATHDLFLKTLKLLLPKNTCPIIVTDAGFKRPWFKSVQALGWDFVGRIRGRICLSPDGKTMQLCKTLYPCATSSARGLKNWFMGGTSPYPLQLVLYKERPKGRIAKTAGGKRKQSNYSKKNARRAREPWLLAASLNLSKKSPAQIVQIYHQRMQIEEAFRDHKSSQFGMGMEQHRTKSHSRLSVIVLIGTLAHNILILFGIMMEEQGLHRHYQANTVKDRRVLSHVTLGLHFYRHGNADLSLDDWHLAILILREKVTESQVIRE is encoded by the coding sequence GTGATCTTAATTGTCACCACAACAAACCAGACCACAGCCATGAATGTCGACCAAATCATATCTCAATTTGTTACTTCTGTCTCTCAAGGGGGGCATCAAACCCGTACTCAATCACTCACTGCCTGCGTACAAAGTGCCATGTCTGGGAACGCCTTGACCGTGACTTCTATGGGGCGGGGGATTCAGTCAAAAGCCCATCAAAAACATAATATTAAACGGGCTGACCGACTCTGTTCCAATCCACACCTTTGGGCTCAAATCCCCTTGATTTATCAGCGAATTTGCACACTCATTGTTTCCAAAAATTCACGACCAACCATCCATGTTGACTGGTCTGACTTAAACCTGAGTAAAACCCTTTTCCTTATCCGGGCGTCCATCTCTTTTCAGGGACGGGCACTCACACTCTATGAAGAAGTTCATCCACTGGAGACGAAAGAGAAACCAGCGACTCATGACCTTTTTCTGAAAACGCTCAAGCTCCTTTTGCCCAAAAATACTTGCCCCATCATTGTAACTGATGCCGGCTTCAAACGTCCGTGGTTCAAGAGCGTTCAGGCTTTAGGATGGGACTTTGTCGGTCGTATTCGTGGACGGATTTGCCTGAGTCCGGATGGCAAGACGATGCAGCTTTGTAAAACCCTGTATCCTTGTGCAACCTCATCCGCTCGTGGGCTGAAAAACTGGTTCATGGGAGGAACATCCCCTTATCCGCTTCAGCTGGTTTTATATAAAGAACGACCCAAAGGCCGGATCGCCAAAACCGCTGGTGGAAAAAGAAAGCAGTCAAACTACAGTAAGAAGAATGCCCGTCGGGCCAGGGAGCCGTGGCTCCTTGCAGCCTCATTAAATTTATCAAAAAAGTCACCCGCTCAGATTGTTCAAATTTACCATCAGAGAATGCAGATAGAAGAAGCGTTCAGAGACCATAAATCCAGTCAGTTTGGTATGGGGATGGAACAGCACCGAACAAAGAGTCACTCGCGTCTGAGTGTGATCGTTTTGATTGGAACACTAGCGCATAACATACTGATATTATTTGGTATTATGATGGAAGAACAAGGGCTTCATAGACACTATCAAGCCAACACAGTCAAAGATCGGAGAGTGCTTAGTCATGTGACATTAGGTCTTCATTTTTATCGTCATGGCAACGCAGATCTCTCTCTCGATGACTGGCATTTAGCCATCCTCATATTACGAGAAAAAGTCACTGAGTCTCAGGTGATTAGAGAATAA
- a CDS encoding SLC13 family permease: protein MSPLTITIIILVLTIVAFMSGRVSFSLISMGIILSLILTKIDTPAQALSGFVNQNVAMFVAMFVIGAGLTKTSILDRTQSLVLRYRDNPKMLIFIASFVAALLAVLTSATAAAAIMLPLIIGIANEIDFSRSKILFPAMVVANIVTGMTFLGQGASNMAFSDIMMQSGGIEPFTIWSFTIARLPFFLIALVYVSFIGWRLLPDIPNDQFQDNFKKKESVKLSPAKEKTAISLIVLTIGAMLFAKELHMSLFVISALGACSLVFFGILDEKEALSSIHLPTVFLFAGVLPLSAAVKSTGAGEVVADLMIQMLGNSTNPYFIMSVFFIVPLIMTQLMSNLATMTIFIPLVSAAGVKIGVDPRALVMGVLIAGSTSILTPMAAPAQAIIMGPGGYQLKHYLKAALPLVVVITVFSIFFLPVLFPFK from the coding sequence ATGTCACCATTAACTATAACGATCATTATATTAGTGCTCACAATTGTGGCATTTATGTCCGGGAGAGTTTCTTTTTCATTGATATCAATGGGAATTATTCTTTCTCTGATTTTGACTAAAATCGACACCCCCGCTCAGGCGTTATCCGGCTTTGTGAATCAGAATGTTGCGATGTTTGTTGCGATGTTTGTGATTGGTGCCGGTCTGACTAAAACCAGTATTCTGGACCGGACACAATCGCTGGTACTCAGATACCGGGATAATCCGAAAATGCTCATTTTTATTGCCAGCTTTGTTGCTGCATTACTGGCAGTTTTGACCAGTGCAACAGCTGCGGCAGCCATAATGTTGCCTCTGATTATCGGTATCGCGAACGAAATTGATTTCAGCCGCAGTAAAATTCTGTTTCCGGCGATGGTGGTTGCGAATATTGTGACCGGAATGACCTTCCTGGGGCAGGGTGCCAGTAATATGGCTTTCAGTGACATTATGATGCAATCTGGCGGGATTGAACCTTTTACTATCTGGTCATTTACAATTGCCAGACTACCATTCTTCCTGATTGCTTTGGTTTATGTATCTTTCATCGGCTGGCGTTTACTCCCGGATATTCCGAACGATCAGTTTCAGGATAATTTTAAAAAGAAAGAGAGTGTGAAACTTTCTCCGGCTAAAGAAAAAACGGCGATTTCACTGATTGTTCTGACCATTGGTGCCATGCTGTTTGCCAAAGAACTGCACATGTCGTTATTTGTCATTTCAGCATTAGGCGCCTGTTCTCTGGTTTTCTTCGGTATTCTTGATGAAAAAGAAGCGCTGAGTTCCATTCATTTACCGACTGTCTTTTTGTTTGCTGGTGTGCTCCCGTTATCAGCCGCAGTGAAATCAACCGGAGCCGGCGAAGTGGTTGCTGATCTGATGATTCAGATGTTGGGTAACTCCACCAATCCTTATTTCATTATGTCTGTCTTTTTCATTGTGCCGCTCATCATGACTCAGCTGATGTCAAATCTGGCCACAATGACCATTTTTATCCCGCTGGTCTCCGCGGCTGGTGTCAAAATCGGCGTTGACCCGCGTGCATTAGTAATGGGTGTCTTAATTGCGGGCAGTACTTCAATTCTGACACCAATGGCGGCACCAGCTCAGGCAATTATTATGGGGCCCGGTGGTTACCAACTGAAACATTACCTGAAAGCAGCCTTGCCTCTGGTGGTTGTGATTACGGTTTTCTCTATTTTCTTCCTGCCCGTTTTATTTCCGTTTAAATAA
- a CDS encoding phospholipase D-like domain-containing protein yields the protein MKKTLSGYVTFFLFILFLGGCTSHPDRVPFSDADYCQNLPVLKEKSLSAYTQPFQSEMQDKTGVYVLEHGDEAMRSRAWLTEHAEKSIDVQYFIFSVDKVGLIATDYLVRAADRGVKVRVLIDDITLQARGDELLMLSAHDNIDIKIFNPRLNIGKNMAEKLATLVFDFQDLNRRMHNKVFIADDQIAITGGRNIADEYFGLDPAYDFRDRDVFLAGKVVNDLKASFEEYWQYDRSVPVEKLVKRKPYPKDPGFSRLHAYACNPNNFSPAIRDEIEKVPATFKKLKDEGKFHWLDNVEYVADKPSKNDRKTFLGGGGRTRDKLAELAGSARHSLVIQTPYLVTTRSDRAFLKRLIDKGVEIKILTNSLASNDNLEAFSGYQRNRKALLKTGVEIFEFRPDARIRKSVMTDHSSEKLQTVPVFGLHAKTMTVDDKITVVGTYNFDPRSANLNTESITVIHSPEITQDVKASMLKEMAPENAWAITQSFNPDQQVSPAKRLGVKLRRIVPKGVL from the coding sequence ATGAAAAAAACACTTTCTGGTTATGTAACCTTTTTCCTCTTCATCCTTTTTTTGGGTGGCTGTACTTCCCATCCTGATAGAGTGCCGTTCTCGGATGCCGACTACTGTCAAAATCTGCCCGTACTTAAAGAGAAATCGCTGTCTGCCTATACGCAGCCGTTTCAGTCTGAGATGCAGGATAAGACCGGTGTTTATGTGTTGGAGCACGGGGATGAAGCGATGAGATCCAGAGCGTGGCTGACGGAGCATGCGGAGAAGTCGATTGACGTACAGTATTTTATCTTTTCTGTGGATAAAGTGGGATTAATTGCGACTGATTATTTAGTCCGTGCGGCGGATCGTGGGGTGAAGGTGAGGGTATTGATTGATGATATCACCCTTCAGGCCAGAGGGGATGAGCTGTTGATGCTGTCTGCTCATGACAATATCGATATTAAGATTTTTAATCCGAGACTGAATATCGGTAAAAATATGGCTGAAAAACTGGCAACATTAGTGTTTGATTTTCAGGATCTGAACCGGCGGATGCATAACAAAGTGTTTATTGCTGATGATCAGATTGCCATTACGGGAGGCCGTAATATTGCGGATGAATATTTCGGGCTTGATCCTGCCTATGACTTCAGGGATCGCGATGTTTTTCTTGCCGGGAAAGTTGTGAATGATTTAAAAGCATCATTCGAAGAGTACTGGCAGTATGACCGGAGTGTGCCGGTGGAAAAGCTGGTCAAGCGTAAACCTTATCCGAAAGATCCGGGATTTTCCCGTTTGCATGCTTATGCCTGTAATCCAAACAATTTTTCACCGGCAATCCGGGATGAGATTGAGAAAGTTCCGGCGACGTTTAAAAAGCTGAAAGATGAGGGTAAGTTTCACTGGCTGGACAATGTCGAATATGTTGCTGATAAACCGAGTAAAAATGATCGGAAAACTTTTCTTGGTGGCGGCGGGCGAACACGGGATAAACTGGCGGAGCTCGCCGGAAGTGCCCGGCATTCTCTGGTGATTCAGACACCTTATCTGGTGACAACCCGATCAGATCGTGCTTTCTTAAAAAGACTGATCGATAAAGGGGTTGAGATTAAAATTCTGACCAACAGCCTGGCGTCAAACGATAATCTTGAAGCGTTCAGTGGCTATCAGCGCAACCGAAAGGCATTATTGAAGACTGGCGTGGAGATTTTTGAGTTCCGGCCTGATGCCAGGATCAGAAAAAGTGTGATGACCGATCATTCGTCAGAGAAATTACAGACGGTACCGGTTTTCGGATTACACGCAAAGACCATGACCGTAGACGATAAGATTACGGTCGTCGGGACTTACAATTTTGACCCGCGCAGTGCGAATCTGAATACAGAAAGTATTACGGTGATTCACTCTCCGGAAATCACACAGGATGTCAAAGCCTCCATGTTGAAAGAAATGGCACCGGAAAATGCCTGGGCCATCACGCAGAGTTTTAATCCTGATCAACAGGTGAGCCCGGCGAAACGTTTGGGTGTGAAACTTCGCCGGATTGTGCCGAAGGGCGTTCTTTAA
- a CDS encoding arabinose transporter — MANIALSQTENRRLMLLTLILFGAYLCVAISLPIISVFVTGQLGLNNTLAGLAVGITFFSSIITRGYAGRLADSLGAKQALGRGLTYYAFGALVSLIAGLLTSNVYLSYSILLCGRLLLGVGGSLGGVGIISWGVGIAGPSRSGKILALLGVAIYGALAFGAPLGLWIYHTAGYKGAMLISCLLPCLGLLAMLPLTGVAPHPGAKQQSLLVVLGEIWPFGLVVCLQGIGFATIGAFFVPYFIDHNWSMAGLGFTAFGSGFVLIRLLCGHLPDKFGGFAVSVFSLFVEATGQYLIWYSVSPIQAIVGAFLTGVGCSLIFPAMGREVVLRIAPQFRGIALGGFSAFQDLAYGLTGPVAGYFADKHGYSVVFLTGGIAASLGCVISGCLKRNKSLISDGNAD, encoded by the coding sequence ATGGCAAATATAGCTTTATCTCAAACTGAAAACCGGCGGTTAATGTTACTGACCCTGATCTTGTTCGGCGCATATTTATGTGTTGCTATCTCACTACCGATTATATCCGTGTTTGTGACCGGGCAACTCGGACTGAATAATACGCTCGCAGGTCTGGCGGTGGGGATCACTTTTTTCTCATCAATCATCACACGCGGTTATGCAGGGCGTCTGGCAGACAGCTTAGGAGCAAAGCAGGCGCTTGGACGGGGGCTGACATATTATGCATTTGGTGCACTGGTTTCGTTGATCGCAGGTCTGTTAACCTCAAATGTATACCTGTCTTATAGCATTTTACTTTGTGGTCGTTTATTACTTGGCGTCGGAGGCAGTTTAGGCGGGGTTGGCATTATTTCCTGGGGTGTGGGTATTGCGGGACCATCCCGAAGCGGAAAGATACTGGCGCTGCTTGGGGTGGCAATTTATGGCGCGCTGGCATTCGGTGCGCCTCTGGGGCTGTGGATTTATCATACGGCCGGATATAAGGGAGCTATGTTGATCAGCTGTCTGTTGCCTTGTCTGGGATTACTGGCAATGTTGCCTTTAACCGGTGTTGCGCCTCATCCCGGCGCAAAGCAACAGTCATTGCTGGTGGTATTAGGAGAAATCTGGCCATTCGGTCTGGTCGTGTGTTTACAAGGGATAGGATTTGCAACAATTGGTGCGTTTTTTGTGCCTTATTTCATTGATCACAACTGGTCGATGGCCGGATTGGGCTTTACGGCATTTGGGAGTGGTTTTGTCTTGATCCGGTTACTTTGTGGTCATTTACCTGACAAATTCGGCGGATTTGCTGTTTCTGTGTTTTCTTTGTTCGTGGAAGCCACCGGACAGTATCTGATCTGGTATTCGGTCTCACCAATACAGGCAATTGTGGGAGCGTTTCTGACTGGTGTCGGCTGTTCTCTGATTTTTCCTGCGATGGGGCGGGAAGTGGTTCTGCGGATTGCCCCTCAGTTCCGCGGGATTGCATTGGGTGGTTTTTCGGCTTTTCAGGATCTTGCTTACGGCCTGACAGGCCCGGTTGCCGGCTATTTTGCGGATAAACACGGATACAGCGTTGTTTTTCTGACAGGAGGCATTGCGGCTAGTCTGGGGTGTGTGATTTCAGGCTGCTTAAAGCGAAATAAATCATTAATTTCAGACGGGAATGCAGACTGA
- a CDS encoding TetR family transcriptional regulator encodes MGTAKQPQLKSRKKPKQSRSSDLVASILEAAIQVLKNEGITRFTTARVAERAGVSVGSLYQYFPNKASILFQLQSDEWEETAVMLKHILAETSLSYRERIQRLVYTFIKSECDEAKIRTALSDAAPLFRDAPEAEGVGGEMQTACSDFICEVLPNSDNEIQTTATSVFRITVSAVGKRFSEEPRTAEEISAFSQHISAMLIAYLDALKLQGQTPEVKAEFTGELRGQTPGNYGDRRQYDCLIKTSVPTKLTK; translated from the coding sequence ATGGGCACGGCAAAGCAACCTCAACTGAAATCAAGAAAAAAGCCCAAACAATCCCGCTCTTCGGATTTGGTCGCTTCTATCCTGGAAGCCGCAATACAGGTGCTCAAAAATGAAGGCATCACCCGCTTCACGACAGCCCGTGTTGCCGAAAGAGCCGGGGTGAGCGTAGGCTCACTCTATCAATACTTTCCCAACAAGGCTTCCATTCTGTTTCAGCTCCAGTCTGATGAATGGGAAGAAACGGCCGTCATGCTGAAACATATCCTGGCTGAAACATCTCTTTCTTATCGTGAGAGAATTCAACGTCTGGTTTATACATTCATAAAATCTGAATGTGATGAAGCCAAAATCAGAACGGCACTTAGTGATGCCGCCCCTTTATTTCGGGACGCGCCAGAAGCCGAAGGCGTTGGGGGGGAGATGCAAACAGCCTGCTCAGATTTTATCTGTGAAGTCCTGCCCAACTCAGATAATGAAATACAAACCACAGCAACAAGCGTATTTCGTATCACCGTCAGCGCCGTTGGTAAACGTTTTTCAGAAGAACCGCGGACAGCGGAAGAGATTAGTGCGTTTTCGCAGCATATTTCGGCCATGCTAATTGCGTATCTGGATGCGCTGAAGTTGCAGGGACAGACGCCGGAAGTTAAAGCGGAATTTACGGGGGAGTTACGGGGACAGACACCAGGAAATTACGGGGACAGACGCCAGTATGACTGCCTTATAAAAACGTCTGTCCCGACAAAATTAACAAAATAA
- a CDS encoding LysR family transcriptional regulator: MAKSLNYIIEVAELGNLNKAAAALEITSSALSKYIISKEKELGVDLFERVGKKFVLTYAGQRYVQWAKKISQMQNKMDEELKSIAACRSGIIYFGFQLMMSKVVIADIIPQFKAQYPGIDIVLKAHATSQIIKMLEENQLDFAVTTVKNRSDNFMYEHLAFAEVVLGVPKDHPLIQTAVLKEGFRYPWVDIQAFKDEHFVALFQDQEMRRLTDILFDKEKISPTMDIQVPTSELALLSVSNHYGVTVTLDTAIHVTGYKDEVVPLSFGERPEHHELVIIWHKNHRLQNFSQGLFETCAQYYRSLFG; encoded by the coding sequence ATGGCTAAAAGTCTGAACTATATTATTGAAGTTGCGGAACTTGGAAATTTAAACAAAGCTGCCGCAGCACTGGAAATCACATCTTCTGCACTGAGCAAATATATCATTTCAAAAGAGAAAGAATTAGGTGTTGACCTGTTTGAAAGGGTCGGAAAGAAGTTTGTGCTTACTTATGCCGGACAGCGTTATGTTCAGTGGGCAAAGAAAATTTCACAAATGCAGAATAAAATGGATGAGGAGCTGAAAAGTATTGCAGCGTGTCGCAGTGGCATCATTTATTTTGGCTTTCAGCTGATGATGTCGAAAGTTGTGATTGCAGACATCATCCCTCAGTTTAAAGCACAATATCCGGGGATTGATATTGTACTTAAGGCTCACGCGACGTCTCAGATCATCAAAATGCTGGAAGAAAATCAGCTCGATTTTGCGGTCACAACAGTGAAAAACCGTTCTGATAATTTTATGTATGAACATCTGGCTTTTGCAGAAGTTGTACTTGGTGTACCTAAAGACCATCCACTGATTCAGACCGCAGTCCTGAAAGAAGGATTTCGTTATCCCTGGGTTGATATTCAGGCCTTTAAAGACGAGCACTTTGTCGCTTTATTCCAGGATCAGGAAATGAGACGCCTGACGGATATTCTGTTCGACAAAGAGAAAATATCACCAACAATGGATATTCAGGTACCGACGTCTGAGCTGGCATTGCTCAGTGTATCCAATCACTATGGTGTGACGGTGACATTAGACACTGCCATTCATGTGACCGGCTACAAAGATGAAGTGGTGCCTCTCTCCTTTGGTGAACGGCCGGAACACCATGAGCTGGTGATTATCTGGCATAAAAATCACCGCCTGCAAAACTTTTCTCAGGGATTGTTTGAAACCTGTGCGCAATATTACCGGTCATTGTTTGGTTGA
- a CDS encoding mandelate racemase/muconate lactonizing enzyme family protein, giving the protein MIIEKIELIPASKYLFVKVTTDSGIEGIGEMGAWGYLDACAGALEKLKDYLIGKDPRQIEHHWNYMYRSMYFRGSVILSAISAVDIALWDILGKSLGVPVYQLLGGKTRNKVRTYAPVFESDPEKMAQGCLALKAQGFTAARLMICGTMRTNQMTREEDIFNVKISDYVNRVRVCREAVGEDFDLCLEVHRSMTPAQAVAFARGVEPYRPLFLEDPVAPDSLESMVDVSRRISIPVATGERAVSLQEMESICQQKAANFVRPDVCVVGGISAAKKIAAIAEANYIQIAPHNPLGPVSTAACLQLDACIPNFLIQEFPSYYHAGAEDGMVKTPLKVEEGYIYIPDAPGIGIELVDDITEKYPPAQRSLSVMSAFDGSVHDR; this is encoded by the coding sequence GTGATTATTGAAAAAATTGAATTGATCCCTGCATCGAAATATTTGTTTGTCAAAGTAACCACAGACTCCGGTATTGAGGGGATTGGTGAAATGGGAGCATGGGGTTACCTGGATGCCTGCGCTGGCGCGCTGGAAAAACTGAAAGATTATTTGATCGGTAAAGACCCGCGGCAGATAGAACATCACTGGAACTATATGTACCGCAGTATGTATTTCAGAGGTTCTGTGATTCTCAGTGCAATTTCTGCGGTGGATATCGCCTTGTGGGATATTTTAGGTAAATCTCTGGGCGTCCCGGTTTATCAGCTACTGGGCGGAAAAACCCGGAATAAGGTCAGAACTTACGCACCTGTGTTTGAATCGGATCCGGAAAAAATGGCACAGGGCTGTCTTGCATTGAAAGCGCAGGGTTTTACTGCGGCGCGCCTGATGATTTGCGGCACCATGCGGACAAATCAGATGACACGGGAAGAAGATATATTCAACGTGAAAATTTCTGATTATGTCAATCGCGTTCGCGTCTGTCGTGAAGCGGTGGGTGAAGATTTCGATCTGTGTCTGGAAGTGCACCGCAGTATGACACCGGCACAGGCGGTTGCCTTTGCCCGTGGTGTTGAACCGTACCGTCCGCTGTTTTTAGAAGATCCGGTAGCGCCGGATAGTCTTGAAAGTATGGTCGATGTCTCTCGCAGAATTTCCATTCCGGTTGCAACCGGTGAAAGAGCAGTGAGTCTTCAGGAAATGGAGTCTATCTGCCAGCAAAAAGCGGCTAATTTTGTTCGTCCTGATGTGTGCGTCGTCGGCGGTATCTCTGCTGCGAAGAAAATTGCTGCGATTGCTGAAGCGAACTACATTCAGATAGCACCACACAATCCGCTTGGTCCGGTTTCTACGGCAGCTTGTTTGCAGCTGGATGCCTGCATTCCGAACTTCCTGATTCAGGAATTTCCTTCGTATTATCATGCCGGTGCCGAAGATGGCATGGTTAAAACACCATTAAAAGTTGAAGAAGGCTATATTTATATTCCGGATGCGCCGGGGATTGGTATTGAACTGGTTGATGATATTACGGAAAAATATCCACCTGCACAGCGGAGCTTATCTGTGATGAGTGCCTTTGATGGTTCGGTTCATGACCGGTAA
- a CDS encoding GNAT family N-acetyltransferase gives MITWQFLPFSQLTTTQLYQLLKLRVDIFVVEQTCPYPELDDKDHQPGVHHLLGYQDDQLIACARLLPKGLSYPSVSIGRVAILETKRGGTGHQLMAQALKHCESLWPGETIEIGAQKHLADFYGKHGFVQTSSMYLEDDIPHIDMKLKK, from the coding sequence ATGATCACCTGGCAATTTCTCCCCTTTTCTCAGTTAACCACAACGCAGCTTTACCAGTTACTCAAACTCAGAGTGGATATATTCGTCGTGGAACAAACCTGCCCGTATCCGGAGCTGGATGACAAAGATCATCAACCCGGCGTCCACCATCTGCTGGGCTATCAGGACGATCAGCTCATCGCCTGTGCCCGCCTGTTACCTAAAGGGCTCAGCTACCCATCGGTCAGTATCGGCCGTGTCGCTATTCTGGAAACAAAACGCGGTGGCACAGGGCATCAGCTCATGGCGCAGGCACTGAAACACTGTGAATCACTCTGGCCGGGAGAGACGATCGAAATCGGCGCTCAGAAACATCTGGCTGATTTCTATGGAAAACATGGATTTGTCCAAACATCATCCATGTATCTCGAAGATGATATTCCTCATATTGATATGAAGCTGAAGAAGTAA
- a CDS encoding transposase → MTLPRSQQVDLAMTPYYHCVSRCVRRSYLCGQDALSGRSYEHRRQWVQNRIHELAGIFCIDICAYAVMSNHYHLVVHINQEKAETLTDIEVIQRWEEIHHLPALITRYLRGILRSPAEIQACKKIILLWRQRLYSLSWLMKELNFDIALQANQEDGCTGHFWEGRFKSQALLDEKALLAAMTYTDLNPVRAQAAETPETSEYTSIKKRLDSLAHAQPTPSGLWPFTGQKHIDGLPFRFMDYIEWVDWVGRQTREGKPGTIPAHLPAMIDRLSLNLTDSLKACTQLEKKGCLWIGPPEQLLSVKTYLHKQRIHGISL, encoded by the coding sequence ATGACACTCCCCCGCTCGCAGCAGGTTGACCTGGCTATGACACCTTATTATCACTGTGTTTCCCGCTGTGTACGACGGTCATATCTTTGTGGACAAGACGCGCTTTCCGGCCGAAGTTACGAGCACCGCCGTCAATGGGTGCAAAACCGTATTCATGAGCTTGCCGGGATTTTCTGTATTGATATCTGCGCTTACGCTGTGATGAGTAATCACTATCATCTTGTAGTCCATATCAATCAGGAAAAAGCTGAAACTTTAACCGATATCGAGGTCATTCAACGTTGGGAAGAAATACACCACCTCCCTGCTCTAATCACACGCTACCTGCGGGGAATACTCCGCTCTCCAGCAGAAATTCAGGCATGTAAAAAGATAATTCTCCTCTGGCGGCAACGGTTGTACTCGCTCAGCTGGCTGATGAAGGAGCTGAACTTTGACATTGCACTTCAGGCTAACCAGGAAGACGGATGCACCGGACATTTCTGGGAAGGCCGATTCAAATCTCAGGCACTACTGGATGAGAAAGCGCTGCTCGCGGCCATGACTTATACCGACCTCAATCCTGTCCGGGCTCAGGCTGCAGAAACCCCGGAAACCTCTGAATACACTTCGATTAAAAAGCGGCTTGATTCACTGGCACATGCTCAGCCAACACCTTCGGGCCTCTGGCCGTTTACCGGTCAGAAACATATCGATGGTCTTCCGTTTCGATTCATGGACTATATCGAATGGGTCGACTGGGTTGGCAGACAAACACGTGAAGGTAAGCCGGGAACCATCCCTGCTCACTTGCCTGCTATGATTGACCGGCTGTCTCTCAATCTGACAGACAGCCTTAAAGCCTGCACTCAACTTGAAAAAAAAGGCTGTTTATGGATTGGACCACCAGAGCAACTTCTGTCGGTAAAAACCTATCTCCACAAACAGCGTATTCATGGAATAAGTCTCTGA
- a CDS encoding Crp/Fnr family transcriptional regulator codes for MFDSFQQQLTDHHFTASEIEQMMQSARLIELPTRHILLNQGDIAREICFILQGICHAVYLTGQGKAFSKEFWWENDWIIGFESLIRQQPSPYLIESLTPCTLVTLPIETLWRWREQKHGIYLKLLETQLIHKEHKERFMLLYSPQERYQLFREHFPDLLERLSDYQIAAYLGITPVSLSRIKKRCKN; via the coding sequence ATGTTTGACTCTTTTCAGCAACAACTGACCGACCATCATTTTACCGCATCAGAAATCGAACAAATGATGCAATCAGCCAGACTGATCGAGCTGCCAACCCGCCATATTTTGCTCAATCAGGGTGACATTGCCCGGGAGATCTGTTTTATCCTGCAGGGAATTTGTCATGCCGTCTATTTAACCGGCCAGGGCAAAGCATTCAGCAAAGAATTCTGGTGGGAGAACGACTGGATCATCGGGTTTGAAAGCCTCATCCGGCAACAACCTTCACCTTATTTAATCGAATCTCTGACACCCTGCACACTGGTTACCCTCCCCATTGAAACCCTCTGGCGATGGCGCGAACAAAAGCACGGCATCTATCTCAAACTGCTTGAAACCCAACTCATCCATAAAGAGCACAAAGAACGCTTCATGCTGCTCTATTCTCCACAAGAACGGTATCAGTTATTTCGTGAGCATTTTCCGGATTTGCTTGAGCGCCTTAGCGATTATCAGATTGCCGCTTACTTAGGCATTACTCCTGTCAGTCTGAGTCGAATAAAAAAGCGCTGTAAAAATTAA